The Alphaproteobacteria bacterium sequence CGCCGCCCAGCGGGCGCTGACGGACCTCAGCCAGCAGTATGAGACCGTGCCGCCGGAACAGGCCGACGTCATCGTCGCCCTGGGCGGCGACGGTTTCATGCTGGAGACGCTGCACCGCTATATGGGCCGCGGCGTGCCGATTTTCGGCATGCACCGCGGCACGGTCGGCTTTCTGATGAACGCGTTCGAGCCGGACGGCCTGCCGGAACGCATCCGCCGTGCCACCGCCGTCGAACTGACGCCGCTGCGCATGACCGTGGAGACCACCGACGGCCGCCATGTGGACGCGCTGGCGATCAACGAGGTTTCGCTGCTGCGCGAAACCCGCCAGACCTCGCACATCTGCATCAAGATCGACGGCGTCGTGCGCATCGAGGAGTTGATGGCCGACGGCGTGCTGGTCGCCACTCCCGCCGGCTCCACCGCCTACAATCTGTCGGCGCACGGGCCGGTGGTGCCGCTGTCCTCGCAGGTGCTCTGCCTGACGCCGATCAGCGCCTTCCGGCCGCGACGTTGGCGCGGCGCCCTGTTGCCGAGCGACGCCGTGGTGCGGTTCGAGGTGCTGGACCCGGTCAAACGCCCGGTCCTGGCCGTGGCCGACTTCACGGAAGTGCGGGACGTGCGCTGGGTCGAGGTGCAGGAAGACCGCAATGTCTCCTTCACCCTGTTGTTCGACCCGGAACACGACCTGGAAGAGCGCGTGCTGAAGGAGCAGTTCGTGTCGTGAGCCGCGCCACCGGTGGCG is a genomic window containing:
- a CDS encoding NAD kinase, whose translation is MSRPALAFVASSADAAQRALTDLSQQYETVPPEQADVIVALGGDGFMLETLHRYMGRGVPIFGMHRGTVGFLMNAFEPDGLPERIRRATAVELTPLRMTVETTDGRHVDALAINEVSLLRETRQTSHICIKIDGVVRIEELMADGVLVATPAGSTAYNLSAHGPVVPLSSQVLCLTPISAFRPRRWRGALLPSDAVVRFEVLDPVKRPVLAVADFTEVRDVRWVEVQEDRNVSFTLLFDPEHDLEERVLKEQFVS